A genomic stretch from Tenrec ecaudatus isolate mTenEca1 chromosome 17, mTenEca1.hap1, whole genome shotgun sequence includes:
- the TIPIN gene encoding TIMELESS-interacting protein: MEPQENGLMELPDYEHVEDETFPPFPPPASPEGEDGEVAEPLDEELEGRTPVPVPPKRRVKRNMPKLDAQRLISERGLPTLRHVFDKTKFKGKGHEAEDLKKLIRHMEHWAHRLFPKLKFEDFVDRVEYLGNKKEVQTCLKRIRLDLPIVHEDFISNKDEGGDGSDHDVPATDLDPFMTNLSESERAAPEPSRSLTEEERQRIERNKQLALERRQAKLLSNSQPLGDDLLMDTPEAPPAEVNADEAQTGANGPNEDMTENAHSGAASATNAEDDLQREDMQRERRL, from the exons ATGGAACCCCAGGAGAATGGCCTGATGGAGCTACCAGATTATGAGCATGTGGAAGATGAAacgtttcctcctttcccacctccAGCCTCTCCCGAGGGAGAAGATGGGGAAGTTGCTGAACCCCTCGATGAAG AGCTGGAGGGAAGAACACCTGTCCCTGTGCCTCCAAAGAGGAGAGTGAAGAGGAACATGCCCAAGCTGGATGCCCAGAG GTTAATTTCAGAGCGAGGGCTTCCAACCTTACGGCATGTGTTCGATAAGACAAAATTCAAAGGTAAAGGTCACGAG GCTGAAGACTTGAAGAAGCTAATCAGACACATGGAGCACTGGGCACATAGGCTCTTCCCTAAACTGAAATTTGAAGATTTTGTTGACAGAGTCGAATACCTGGGGAATAAAAAGGAAGTTCAG acctGTTTAAAACGAATCCGACTTGATCTCCCTATTGTACATGAAGATTTTATTAGCAATAAAG ATGAAGGAGGAGACGGTAGCGACCATGATGTGCCTGCCACCGACTTAGATCCTTTTATGACGAACCTATCTGAAAGTGAGAGGGCTGCTCCGGAGCCCAGTAGAAGCCTAACGGAAGAGGAGAGACAAAGAATCGAGAGGAATAAACAGCTGGCCTTGGAGAGAAGACAGGCAAAGCTACTGAGCAACAGCCAGCCCCTAGGCGATG ACTTGCTCATGGACACTCCGGAGGCCCCTCCTGCAGAGGTTAACGCAGACGAAGCTCAAACAGGGGCCAATGGACCGAATGAAGACATGACAGAAAACGCACATAGTGGAGCCGCCAGTGCTACCAATGCTGAGGATGACTTACAGCGCGAGGACATGCAGCGGGAACGAAGGCTCTAA